Proteins from one Porites lutea chromosome 3, jaPorLute2.1, whole genome shotgun sequence genomic window:
- the LOC140929347 gene encoding uncharacterized protein yields MKGIFLLSAYLLALVFMGTLTVAKPVAKKDEKATENLEATTKGEDKNDDENENEDKSEDESKGKNQSGSGLNDAHHHNYPFPGSPYPHPYPEAGPESFPGPYPKHVPYPVLHHQKNQENDKNKEKQKLGDEKERKESKQH; encoded by the exons ATGAAAGGAATCTTTCTTTTGTCTGCCTACCTTTTGGCTTTGGTGTTCATGGGTACTTTAACGGTGGCAAAACCTGTCGCGAAGAAGGACGAAAAAGCAACGGAAAATCTCGAAGCCACTACAAAAGGGGAAGACAAAAACGATGATGAAAACGAGAACGAAGACAAATCAGAGGACGAATCTAAGGGCAAAAATCAGTCAGGAAGTGGCCTAAATGACG CTCATCATCACAACTACCCGTTCCCAGGCTCCCCATATCCTCATCCTTACCCTGAAGCGGGGCCTGAGTCCTTTCCAGGTCCCTATCCTAAGCACGTGCCGTACCCAGTCCTTCACCACCAGAAGAATCAAGAAaacgacaaaaacaaagagaagcaGAAACTCGGagacgaaaaagaaagaaaggaatcAAAGCAGCACTGA